TCTTTTCCTGGCCGGCGTGGGTCTCGTTCCAGCGGCGCATGAGGTAATGGCAATAGTAAGGCCGCATGTAAGCGTTGGGGACAAACAGGTAGTTCTCTGAGTATTTTCGCCAGCGGTCGTTCTTGAACAGACTTACCACGCTGGCGGGTTTCACCGTGTCTGGTTCTTTGCCTTGTTGGTTGAGGTCTACTTTCTTGTCTTTTAAGTTGATGCCTTCCAGTACATACCAGCCATCGTCTTTGAAAACATTGGGCGCGAACATGCTCCAGTTCTGGTCCAGGCGCAACACCAGGGCTACAGGCTGGGCACTTGCAGGCAACTTGGCGTATTGCGGTTTGTTGAGGGTATCTACGTTCCACCAGAAGGCAATGACCAGGGCGGTCAAGACCAAGACTTCGCGCAGCGCAATGATAGGGAAGTTGCGGGCCCAGGCAGGCGTGGTCCATTGCACTTGCACCGTCACAGGAGATTTCCACTGCTGGGTGGCCACGCTCCACCGCCGCTGAATCCTGGCATAGCCCAGCCAGAGCCTTCGGTCCAGAAAATCCATGACGGGCGTGGGCAGCAAGCCTATCACCGCCGAGATGCTGATCAAGTAAAACAGCCCCACAAACAAGGTGAGACTGATGCCAATGTGCAGGCCGATGATAGCCAGAATAAAGACCATCCTGAACCAGGCGTTCTTCCAGGGGATGAGCAGTACAAACGGCAGCCATAGTTCCACAAACATGGTAGCGTGCGTCAGGAACTTCATGAGGCCTGGGTACTGGTAGAGCACGCGCCCAGCAGGCATCAAAATCTGGTCAATGCTGAGGGCATAGTACAAGGCCGTACCCGTGGTGGTCCACTCGGGCCCAGACTTGAGCAGCGCCGTGAACACGTATACCCAGGCCACCTGCAAGAGATAGGCAAACGTGGCCGCACTGAAATAGACCGCTGATATAGGTTTGTTTTCTGAGGTGGGCGCTTTTCTGGCGTCTAAAGAATAGTGCCGGTGCCAGGGCAGAAACATACCCCAGAACAGAAGCATGCGCAGAAGACTGTCGCCGGATTGGGTGATGAGCGGGTTGCGGTTTTGGATGGACAGCAGCAGAAGCCAGGAGATGACCGTGGCCCAGCGCGTCTTGTAGCCCAGCAATAAACTGATGGCCGCGGCCGCCGCTAGGGCAAACAGCACTGCCTGGAACTGCCATAGGCCGCTCAAGACATGCAGAGAGAAATAGTATTGGTTCCAGGCGTTGGCGTGCAGGGTGTGCAGCGGCAGAATGCCCATGTTGGAATAGTGAGCCTCCAAATCTGTGGCCCGGGTAAGAATATCTAAAAGCAGCACGCTGGCCACCCAAATGCGCATGAGGGAGAGGGCGCGGGTATCAGCGTAAAACACACGGTGCAAGTACTGCTGTAATAGGTGCATGGTCTAGAGGAGGTAGCGTGGCAGGAAATGGAAAAGGCAAAACCAAACGGCTTTGCCTTTTCTGCTGTATGCATGTCGTTCTACGTGCAGAACGGAAATTGCTTAGCGGCCAGTGGTAGTACCCGTGGTAGTTCCGGTAGTGGTACCCGTGGTAGTTCCTGTAGTAGTACCGGTGGTGGTGCCTGTAGTGGTACCCGTTGTAGTACCAGTAGTAGTCATGCCGGTAGTAGTACCAGTAGTTCCGGTAGTGGTGCCCGTGGTGGTTCCGGTAGTAGTACCAGTGGTGGTGCTGGTTGTGCCGGTGGTAGTACCTGTGGTAGTTCCGTCAGTAGTGCCAGTTTCAGTAGACATATCTGTAGAAGTGGTGTCTGTAGTAGTTTCTGTGCTTCCAGAGCAAGAAGTAAGTGCTGAAGCGGCTACAAAAGCGGCGGCTGCGAACACATTGAAAAGCGTCTTTTTCATAGTCTTTGACAGGTTAAGTTTTTTAATGTTGAATTGGTTTTAGGTTACGAATCCTCTTTTACGACCTATTCTCAGAAAGGTGCTATATTTTATCCGAAATTTATTCTACTCAGGCACTACGCTTTTGGGCCTGGACGACTAACCCTGATCCCAGTTGTGCGTATTTTCCGCAGATTCTCTTACCTTGTCCTATGGTTTCTTCCCTGCCCACCACCATCCTGTTTGACGGCGTCTGCAACCTCTGTAACGGATTTGTACAGTTTGTCATCCAGCATGACCCGCACGGGCGGTTTCATTTTGCCGCCCTGCAGTCTGACCTAGGCCAGCAGATATTGGCTGAGCAGGGCATGGATACCCGTCAGTTTGAGACAGTGTTACTTTTAGAAAACGGAAAGCTGTATCAGAAGTCCACGGCCGCTCTGCGCATTGCCCGCCACCTCACCGGAGGGTGGTCCTGGGCGTATGGCTTTATCATTCTGCCTGCCTTTTTGCGGGATTTGGCGTACGGCGTGGTGGCCAGAAACCGGTACCGGTGGTTTGGTCAGCAAGAAAGTTGTATGCTGCCTACGCCCGCGCTCAAGTCCAGGTTTCTGGCGTAATCTACACTCAGCTTTTATGAACAGTTCTAGATTAAACCCCTATATTAGAAACTGGTCCTGTTAGGTAATCTCTACTACATCTATAGAGAATTTCGTTTTTAGTCTGTTTTCATGAAAATAAGTCAAAAACGGGACTTACTTTTGCGCCCTGCTTTTAAGAGCAGCCTATACTTATAACCCAATTTCAGTGGAAAAAATAGACGCCATCTTAGCCGAAGCCAGCAGTCTGGCCTGGGGCATGCCTTTGCTCATCTTGTTGATGGGCGGCGGTACCTTTTTAATGCTCTTCAGCCGATTGATCCCTTTCAGGATGCTGAGTCATTCCATTGCCATTGTGCAGGGCAAGTACCAGGACCCCAACGCCGCCGGCCAGATTACGCCGTTTCAGGCCATGGCCAGCGCGCTGGCCTCTACCATTGGCATGGGTAACATTAGCGGTGTGGCCGTGGGCATTGCCATGGGCGGACCAGGCGTCTTGTTCTGGATGTGGGTGAGCGCCTTTGTGGGCATGGCCACCAAGTTCTTTACCTGTACGCTCTCCATCATGTACCGCGGCAAAAACGAGCTGGGCCAGGTAGAAGGCGGTCCCATGTACATGGTCACCGAAGGCCTGGGCCAGAAATGGAAGCCTTTGTCCCTGCTCTTCGCGTTTGCCGGCCTGTTTGGCACCCTGCCTTTGTTTCAAGCCAACCAGTTGACCCAGATCATTACAGACGTGGTCTTGAAGCCGAGCGGCGTGGTAGGGCAGGATACGTTTGTCTCTAATTTATTCATGGGCATTGCCATGGCCTTGCTGGTGTCCATCATTTTGTTTGGCGGGCTTAAGCGCATTGCCAGCGTAGCTACCAAGCTGGTGCCTTTCATGGTAGTATTGTACACAGGTTCTGTGCTGTATATCATCTTCTCCAACTTGTCTGCAGTGCCCGGTATGTTCGCGCTCATCTTTGAAGACGCCTTTACCGGGAACGCCGTGATGGGTGGGGCCGTGATGCAGGTGATTATCATGGGTGCCCGCCGCGCCTCTTTCTCCAATGAAGCCGGTATTGGTACCGCCGCCATGATGCACGGCGAGTCGCAGAACAATGAGCCCGTCCGCGAAGGCTTAGTAGCCATGTGGGAACCGTTCATTGACACCATCATTGTCTGCACCATGACCGGCCTGGCTATTCTGGTAACAGGCGTTTGGGAGTCTAATACTGGCAACGGCGTCTCTATGACCGCCGCAGCGTTTGGCGTGGCCATGCCTGCCATGGGTAAGTATCTGCTGGTGATCTGTGTGTTTATCTTCGCGTTTACGTCTTTGTTCTCTTACTGCTACTACGGCTCCAAGTGCTTCACCTATTTGTTCGGGTTCAAGTACCGCCGACTGTATGACTACTTCTATATCTTAACCATCATCATAGGCGCCGTAGTCACCATCACATCCGTCATCAACCTGGTAGACACCGCCTTCGCGTTGATGGCCATCCCAACCATGACGTGTGCCATACTGCTGTCGCCTAGAGTAGTAGCAGCGTCTAAAGAATATTTAGGAAGGTTGAGAAGGGGCGAAGTGCAGCGGTTTTAAGGTAGTAGCAGGTAGCAGGATTTTCGTTTTTGGCGTGTTTTACAGGAAACAGGCCAAAAACGGAGAAGCGTCTGCTCAAGAGATCTCATTGAAGTCTTTTAGGACTTGCGAGCGTCTTTGTAATTGCCTTTACTAAAAGCGGATTCTCCCCTTGAGGGGAGCGCAGAGGGGTGTTTACATCAACAGGTAATAAGCCGCCTCTTAATCTAGGAGGAATGGGGATTAAATAAACAATGAGTCAGAGACAAGACCATGCCTGGTCTCTACAGATAACCAACAAAACAGAAAGGCCGCTCCTTAACGGGGCGGCCTTTCTGTTTTTTATCGTCATGCTACGTGATACGCACTACTTGATACAAACCAATTACTTACTCAAGTACAGATTGCGTTCAGAGTAGATTTTGGTGAAGTAATCGTCTTCAAGGTTGCCAATGAAGTAGATGGCCTCACCGGTGGACTTCATCTCGGGTCCTAGCTCCTTGTTTACTTCAGGGAACTTATTGTGCGAGAAGACCGGTACCTTGATGGCGTAGCCGTCCAACTTCGGGTTGAAGGTGAAGTCCGTTACCTTGTTGGCGCCCAACATCACTTTAGCGGCGTAGTTCACGTACGGTTCGCCGTAGGCTTTGGCAATGAACGGCACCGTGCGGCTGGCGCGCGGGTTGGCTTCAATGATGTAGACAATCTCGTTCTTGATGGCGAACTGGATGTTGATCAACCCCACCGTGTTCAACGCCAAAGCGATTTTCTTGGTGTACTCCCGTATCTGGTTCATCACGTTCTCGCTCAAGTCAAACGGCGGCAGCACCGCATACGAGTCACCGGAGTGAATACCCGCCGGTTCAATGTGCTCCATGATGCCCAGAATCTGCACGTTCTCGCCGTCGCAGATCGCGTCGGCCTCGGCTTCAATGGCGCGGTCCAAGAAGTGGTCAAGCAGTACATGGTTGCCCGGGCTGTCTTTCAAGATGTCCAGCACCTGCGCTTCCAGCTCCTTCTCATTGATGACAATCTTCATGTTCTGGCCACCCAACACGTAGCTAGGACGCACCAATAGCGGGAACTTAAGGTCTTTGCACACTTCCAGAGCATCCTCGGCAGAAGTCACACTCGCGAATGGTGGATACGGAATGTCATTGTCCTTGAGTAAGGTAGAGAAAGCACCGCGGTCTTCAGCTAGGTCCAGGCTTTCATAGGTGGTACCCATGATTTTTATCCCGAAGCGGGTCAGTTTCTCAGCGAGTTTCAAAGCCGTCTGTCCGCCCAACTGCACAATCACACCCTCTGGTTTCTCGTGCAGAATGATGTCATAGATGTGCTCCCAGAACACCGGCTCAAAGTACAGCTTGTCAGAGATGTCAAAGTCTGTAGACACCGTCTCTGGGTTGCAGTTAATCATGATGGTCTCATAGCCACACTCGCGGGCGGCTAACACACCGTGCACGCAAGAGTAGTCAAACTCAATGCCCTGGCCAATACGGTTTGGACCCGAGCCTAGCACTACCACTTTCTTGCGGTCAGAGACAATGCTCTCGTTCTCACCGTCAAAGGTGCTATAGAAGTACGGCGTCTGGGCCTCAAACTCGGCAGCGCAGGTATCCACCATCTTGAACACGCGCTTAATGCCCATGCTCCAGCGCTTCTCATGCACTTCGCTCTCCTTGCAACGCAGCAGGTACGCTAATTGTCTATCCGCGAAGCCCTTCACCTTGGCGGTGCGCATGAGGTCTGCCGGGATGTTGTCAATGTGGTATTTCAGGATTTCGCGCTCGGTTAATTCCAGCTCTTCAATCTGCTGTAAAAACCACGGATCAATCTTAGTTACTTTATGAATGGTGCTGGAGGCCACGCCAAACTTCATGGCGTCTTTGATGGTGAACAGGCGGTCCCAGCTTGGGTTGGCCAGGCTGTCCATCAACTGGTCATAATTGGTTTTCTCCTTGCCGTCGGCGCCCAGTCCGTTGCGCTTAATCTCTAAACTTTGGCAGGCCTTCTGAAGCGCTTCCTGGAACGTACGTCCAATGCCCATCACCTCACCTACAGACTTCATCTGCAAGCCCAGCGTTTTGTTAGCGCCTTTGAACTTGTCAAAGTTCCAGCGTGGTATTTTCACAATCACGTAGTCCAAGGCTGGCTCAAAGAACGCCGAAGTGGTCTTGGTGATGGAGTTCTGTAACTCGTCTAAGTTATAGCCAATGGCCAGTTTAGCGGCCACTTTGGCGATTGGATAGCCCGTGGCTTTAGAAGCCAAAGCAGAGGAACGGCTTACGCGCGGGTTAATCTCAATGGCGATGATGGTGTCATCCTCTGGGTTCACCGAGAACTGCACGTTGCAACCGCCGGCAAACTGCCCGATGCCATTCATCATCTTAATGGCCAAATCGCGCATGCGCTGGTAGACGGTGTCTGGCAGGGTCATGGCCGGCGCTACAGTGATGGAGTCACCGGTGTGAATGCCCATCGGGTCAAAGTTCTCAATAGAGCAGATGATGATCACGTTGCCGATGTTGTCGCGCAACAGCTCCAGCTCATATTCTTTCCAACCCATGATGCTTTGCTCCACCAGTACCTCATGGGTAGGAGAGGCGTGCAGACCGCGGGTGAGGGCGGCGTCAAACTCTTCTGGCGTATTCACAAAACCACCACCAGTACCCCCCAGCGTAAAGGATGGACGAATCACTAATGGGAAACCAATTTCCTGGGCAATCTCCTTGCCTTCCAGGAACGAGGTAGCGGTGTGGCCTTTGCAGACGTTCACGTCCAGCTCAATCATCAAAAGACGGAATTTCTCACGGTCCTCGGTGGTCTCAATGGCGCCAATGTCTACGCCAATCATCTTCACGCCGTATTTTTTCCAGATACCGGCTTTGTCACAGTCAATGGCCAGGTTCAGGGCGGTCTGTCCCCCCATGGTTGGCAGCACCGCGTCAATCCTATGCTTCTCCAGAATCTGCACAATCGACTTCTTCTCCAACGGTAACAGGTAGACGTTGTCTGCCGTGATGGAGTCGGTCATGATGGTGGCCGGGTTGGAGTTGATGAGGGTGACCTCAATCCCTTCCTCGCGCAGAGAACGGGCGGCTTGGGAGCCGGAGTAGTCAAATTCGCAGGCTTGTCCAATGACAATAGGACCAGAACCGATGATTAAGACTGACTTGATGGATGGATCTTTGGGCATGGTAATGGGGTATGTATAAATTGCCCAAAGTTAACGGAGAATCTTTAATACCTTCTGAAAAAGTGAGGAAACCTGCGTTTTCTTGCGAAAAAATAATTCTGGCGTACTCTTCTGAGATGTGTGATAGGCCAGTTTTAGGGCAGGATAAAGAACGGGCGTTTTTAGGCTGTTTTCTGGAAAATAGGGCAAAAACGGATTTCGATAAGTGGAACGTAGATAATTCAGTACCGCTGGCCAAATGCTGATTCTCCCCTTGAGGGGAGCGCAGAGGGGTGTTACTATTGGTGAGTTAATTGTGCCCCACTTGAGAGCGTACAGCATATAATATAAATAGCTAGTATGTTTTAAGGATTGCCTTTGCGAATATGAATGCTATGACCTGCAGATGTAAACATCCCTCTGCGCTTCCCCTCAAGGGGAGAATCAGCTTTTTGTAAAGGTTCTCGGCGCAGACGCTCGCAGGAGCTTCGCACGCTACGAGGTCTTTTGAGCGAACGCTTGCGCCATCGGAATTAGGAAAGTACTCGTTTTTGGCCTCTTTTCTGGGAAACAAGGCAAAAACGATCTGCAGAAACACGCAGATAAGGAATGACTACGGCTCTACCGAAGGATTCAAAGAAATAGCGCGCCGTTCCCATTCAGAGTACAGTTTCAGGGTCGGGAGCAGGTCTTGCAGAAGCCAGTTTTGTAACTCATTCTCAGTATCAAAAGACGTTATTTCTACTGGAAGCTCCGTCCTGAAGTGATTCATGGTAGAGGAATGCACCACCCTGGAATCCAGAATCACAAATGCGCCTTTGTCTTTCTCCCTCCGTACCAACCGTCCGAAGCCCTGCCGCAACTTATGCTGACTGGCCGGATAATAGAACTTGCCCCAAAACATACCGCCTTCCACTTCCTTGCGGTGTGCCACCAGCGGGTTGCTGATAGATGGGTTAGGCAGTCTAAACACAATCACCTGCGACAAGGTCACTCCCGGAAAATCCACCCCTGACCACATCCTATCCAACCCCAGCAACACAGAATGTTCCTCTTGTCTAAATCGTCTGATTTCCCAGAGGCTGGTGCCTTCTTGTCTGAGCAGTTCAATGTCATACGCTGGTAATCGGGAATGGAGCCAAGAATAGGCAGCGTCCATGTCTCTTCGGCTGGTGAAGAGAACCAAAGTCCTGCCGTTCAAGGCCACAATGCATTTGAGCAGGGTTTCCATGGCGATCTGGTTCCAGGCCTGTTTCTCAGCGGGCGGCATTTTGTAGTCAAAACAAGGAATGAAGGCGGGTACCACGGCCTGCACCTGTTCCTGCTGTTCATAGTTAAACGGCGAGAGCTGGCGTATCTCCTGGTCAAACGGCTCCGTCCTACCTAATTGGTTCCGGAAGTACTGCGTGGAGCTGGCTACATACAGCGTGGCCGAAGTGAACAGCAAACTTGGGTAGGCCTGTTGCAAGGTCTCCATCTCAAACTGCAAATAATACGGTACCTTGCTCACCGACCAGTACTGACTGCCTTTCTCCAGCACATGAATCCATTTCCGGCTGGGGAAGTCACTGGTGATTTTCTGAAGCGTATCGGCAAATTCGGCGGCTTTCTCCCGGTAGGTTTCCAGACGTCCATAGGTTTTGTCATCGGGCTTTTTGAGGAGCTTGTGGATGCGTTCCAGTTTGCCGGCCACAAACTGAATGGCCGTGCGCAGTTCCTGCAAAGTCTGCTCAATGTCTGCGCTGTAGTTGCGGGTCACCCATCTGCCTCTTTCCTCAAAAGAAACATCTTCCTGCCAGCGCTGTTCGCCGTTGGGAATGGGCAAGGCCTGCAAGCGGTCACTACTTTCCTTTACCGTCTGGCAGTCTCGGTAAATGGAGTCAATCTCATCCATGACCAGCAAAGCCGTCTCTGTTTCAAAGCCTTTGAGCACTCGGTCACCTACTACGTCCAGAAAACCCTTGCGCATGTTAGTGCCCAGCAAAGGGCGAAGAAGACGAGCCTCTAACATGTTCAGGCTGAAACCGATGCTCAGGGCATGGCGGGCATTGTCGGGGAACTGGTCGGCCTCGTCAATGATACAGTGCTTGATTAGCTCAGTGAGCTTAGGCGGGAACTGCAACAGCTTGTGGTGGTTGGTCACGATGATGTCGGCGGCGTAGGCCAGTTCCATGTGGCGGGCGTAGGTGCACTTGGCCGGCTCATGGCACAGCTGGGGCACGCAGACTTCCTGGGCATTGGCCTCGGCTAACAGTCTGGACGTGTCTGGCAATACCGCGCGTATGTTCTGCGGAATCTCCTCAATCTCACCTTGGGTATAATACACGCGCATGACCAGGTACAGCCAGCTCAGCCCTTCCTTGATGTAGCCTTTGCCCTGCACCACCAGCTCGTCATAGATGTTGAGCAAGGCAGACAGGCATAGATAGTTGTTCTTGCCTTTGACAATGGCCGGGCGCAGGTGCGCGTGCAAACCTTCTTTGAAGCGTAACCTCGGAATCTCGCCCTGCACAATCTGTTCCTGTAGGTTTTTGGTGGCGGTGGCCACGACTACTTTTCGGCCGGGGTTCAGGCGCAACAATTCTGCTGCGGCAATGAGGTAGCCCATGGTTTTGCCGGTGCCGGTCCCGGCCTCTGCCGCGAAAGTTCCTTTACCCGCTATGGCCTTGTTGCAGAACAGTGAGTATTGCATCTGCGGATATCGCTCCGGTAAATCATATCTATGGTACCAGGCCTGCAAAGCGTCCTGAATGTTTTTATTGTTGGGTGGCAGAATATCAGGTCTAGGCTTAACCGAGGGCGCCTCTGGCACGGTAGGCAACCATTGCGTGAACAGACCCCGCAAATGGAAAGGCAAGACCGGTGTCTCTACTGTAGCGGGTGGCGTGAGC
The nucleotide sequence above comes from Nibribacter ruber. Encoded proteins:
- a CDS encoding HTTM domain-containing protein; its protein translation is MHLLQQYLHRVFYADTRALSLMRIWVASVLLLDILTRATDLEAHYSNMGILPLHTLHANAWNQYYFSLHVLSGLWQFQAVLFALAAAAAISLLLGYKTRWATVISWLLLLSIQNRNPLITQSGDSLLRMLLFWGMFLPWHRHYSLDARKAPTSENKPISAVYFSAATFAYLLQVAWVYVFTALLKSGPEWTTTGTALYYALSIDQILMPAGRVLYQYPGLMKFLTHATMFVELWLPFVLLIPWKNAWFRMVFILAIIGLHIGISLTLFVGLFYLISISAVIGLLPTPVMDFLDRRLWLGYARIQRRWSVATQQWKSPVTVQVQWTTPAWARNFPIIALREVLVLTALVIAFWWNVDTLNKPQYAKLPASAQPVALVLRLDQNWSMFAPNVFKDDGWYVLEGINLKDKKVDLNQQGKEPDTVKPASVVSLFKNDRWRKYSENYLFVPNAYMRPYYCHYLMRRWNETHAGQEKIDELSIVYMKETTLPDYQTKPLQREVLCHCKP
- a CDS encoding thiol-disulfide oxidoreductase DCC family protein, producing the protein MVSSLPTTILFDGVCNLCNGFVQFVIQHDPHGRFHFAALQSDLGQQILAEQGMDTRQFETVLLLENGKLYQKSTAALRIARHLTGGWSWAYGFIILPAFLRDLAYGVVARNRYRWFGQQESCMLPTPALKSRFLA
- a CDS encoding alanine/glycine:cation symporter family protein; the encoded protein is MEKIDAILAEASSLAWGMPLLILLMGGGTFLMLFSRLIPFRMLSHSIAIVQGKYQDPNAAGQITPFQAMASALASTIGMGNISGVAVGIAMGGPGVLFWMWVSAFVGMATKFFTCTLSIMYRGKNELGQVEGGPMYMVTEGLGQKWKPLSLLFAFAGLFGTLPLFQANQLTQIITDVVLKPSGVVGQDTFVSNLFMGIAMALLVSIILFGGLKRIASVATKLVPFMVVLYTGSVLYIIFSNLSAVPGMFALIFEDAFTGNAVMGGAVMQVIIMGARRASFSNEAGIGTAAMMHGESQNNEPVREGLVAMWEPFIDTIIVCTMTGLAILVTGVWESNTGNGVSMTAAAFGVAMPAMGKYLLVICVFIFAFTSLFSYCYYGSKCFTYLFGFKYRRLYDYFYILTIIIGAVVTITSVINLVDTAFALMAIPTMTCAILLSPRVVAASKEYLGRLRRGEVQRF
- the carB gene encoding carbamoyl-phosphate synthase large subunit, with amino-acid sequence MPKDPSIKSVLIIGSGPIVIGQACEFDYSGSQAARSLREEGIEVTLINSNPATIMTDSITADNVYLLPLEKKSIVQILEKHRIDAVLPTMGGQTALNLAIDCDKAGIWKKYGVKMIGVDIGAIETTEDREKFRLLMIELDVNVCKGHTATSFLEGKEIAQEIGFPLVIRPSFTLGGTGGGFVNTPEEFDAALTRGLHASPTHEVLVEQSIMGWKEYELELLRDNIGNVIIICSIENFDPMGIHTGDSITVAPAMTLPDTVYQRMRDLAIKMMNGIGQFAGGCNVQFSVNPEDDTIIAIEINPRVSRSSALASKATGYPIAKVAAKLAIGYNLDELQNSITKTTSAFFEPALDYVIVKIPRWNFDKFKGANKTLGLQMKSVGEVMGIGRTFQEALQKACQSLEIKRNGLGADGKEKTNYDQLMDSLANPSWDRLFTIKDAMKFGVASSTIHKVTKIDPWFLQQIEELELTEREILKYHIDNIPADLMRTAKVKGFADRQLAYLLRCKESEVHEKRWSMGIKRVFKMVDTCAAEFEAQTPYFYSTFDGENESIVSDRKKVVVLGSGPNRIGQGIEFDYSCVHGVLAARECGYETIMINCNPETVSTDFDISDKLYFEPVFWEHIYDIILHEKPEGVIVQLGGQTALKLAEKLTRFGIKIMGTTYESLDLAEDRGAFSTLLKDNDIPYPPFASVTSAEDALEVCKDLKFPLLVRPSYVLGGQNMKIVINEKELEAQVLDILKDSPGNHVLLDHFLDRAIEAEADAICDGENVQILGIMEHIEPAGIHSGDSYAVLPPFDLSENVMNQIREYTKKIALALNTVGLINIQFAIKNEIVYIIEANPRASRTVPFIAKAYGEPYVNYAAKVMLGANKVTDFTFNPKLDGYAIKVPVFSHNKFPEVNKELGPEMKSTGEAIYFIGNLEDDYFTKIYSERNLYLSK
- a CDS encoding ATP-dependent DNA helicase, which gives rise to MSSPSPSFAVLHLFSTGSYSRKQGLLQVGILSLQRGQSVLKEWFINPEVEFGRSAYQQSKISKEQAKNAETWAEQKEEIQAYLSTFTHVFYFQERHEQAWLKYHVVAHMDHPPVLADLALLSSYFLPHLNLMEMADLVALSSAAQKKPASLPMHGALAALHDQLFRLIEVLLQNISSTPENEPGQPTLFMQLLSQVLALGSLHTASAWRALLLATESVEALESPNMAWLTPPATVETPVLPFHLRGLFTQWLPTVPEAPSVKPRPDILPPNNKNIQDALQAWYHRYDLPERYPQMQYSLFCNKAIAGKGTFAAEAGTGTGKTMGYLIAAAELLRLNPGRKVVVATATKNLQEQIVQGEIPRLRFKEGLHAHLRPAIVKGKNNYLCLSALLNIYDELVVQGKGYIKEGLSWLYLVMRVYYTQGEIEEIPQNIRAVLPDTSRLLAEANAQEVCVPQLCHEPAKCTYARHMELAYAADIIVTNHHKLLQFPPKLTELIKHCIIDEADQFPDNARHALSIGFSLNMLEARLLRPLLGTNMRKGFLDVVGDRVLKGFETETALLVMDEIDSIYRDCQTVKESSDRLQALPIPNGEQRWQEDVSFEERGRWVTRNYSADIEQTLQELRTAIQFVAGKLERIHKLLKKPDDKTYGRLETYREKAAEFADTLQKITSDFPSRKWIHVLEKGSQYWSVSKVPYYLQFEMETLQQAYPSLLFTSATLYVASSTQYFRNQLGRTEPFDQEIRQLSPFNYEQQEQVQAVVPAFIPCFDYKMPPAEKQAWNQIAMETLLKCIVALNGRTLVLFTSRRDMDAAYSWLHSRLPAYDIELLRQEGTSLWEIRRFRQEEHSVLLGLDRMWSGVDFPGVTLSQVIVFRLPNPSISNPLVAHRKEVEGGMFWGKFYYPASQHKLRQGFGRLVRREKDKGAFVILDSRVVHSSTMNHFRTELPVEITSFDTENELQNWLLQDLLPTLKLYSEWERRAISLNPSVEP